One segment of Thermococcus profundus DNA contains the following:
- a CDS encoding (2Fe-2S)-binding protein, whose amino-acid sequence MTEDPKGKIIICRCNDVTLKEIEDLIEGGITDIEEIKRLTRIGMGPCQGRTCIPLVISIIARKAGKKPGEIPVPATRVPVRPVMMGVLAGEMGDDDEE is encoded by the coding sequence ATGACTGAAGATCCAAAGGGGAAGATAATCATCTGCCGATGCAACGACGTCACACTCAAAGAGATCGAAGACCTCATAGAGGGGGGAATAACCGACATCGAGGAGATAAAGCGCCTCACGAGGATTGGGATGGGCCCCTGCCAGGGGAGAACCTGCATTCCTCTAGTGATCTCGATAATCGCCAGAAAGGCAGGTAAGAAGCCCGGCGAGATTCCGGTTCCAGCAACGCGCGTTCCCGTCAGGCCGGTGATGATGGGAGTTTTAGCGGGCGAGATGGGTGATGACGATGAGGAGTGA
- a CDS encoding 4Fe-4S dicluster domain-containing protein, giving the protein MPDVPSYLRRGYITPEELFGMIPKPSEERLRAKPVAVPECPQEIPCAPCREVCPTGAINMPTPNDLPIVDYEKCVGCSLCVQICPGLAFFMVHYVGDKARITMPHELLPVPKRGDEVVLLNRMGEPVGTGRVILVIPREKSMGDTAVVTVEVPIELAWEVRAIRVPGGKRND; this is encoded by the coding sequence ATGCCTGACGTTCCCTCCTACCTCAGAAGGGGCTACATAACGCCAGAAGAGCTCTTTGGGATGATTCCAAAGCCGAGCGAGGAGAGGCTCAGGGCAAAACCGGTAGCGGTTCCGGAATGTCCGCAGGAGATACCGTGCGCCCCGTGCAGGGAGGTCTGCCCAACTGGGGCCATAAACATGCCGACGCCAAACGATCTCCCAATCGTTGACTACGAGAAGTGCGTCGGATGCTCCCTCTGCGTTCAGATATGCCCGGGTTTGGCGTTCTTCATGGTGCACTACGTCGGGGACAAGGCAAGGATAACGATGCCCCACGAACTTCTCCCGGTTCCAAAACGAGGTGATGAGGTAGTCCTCCTAAACCGCATGGGCGAGCCGGTTGGAACGGGAAGAGTCATCCTCGTCATACCGCGCGAGAAGAGCATGGGCGACACGGCAGTGGTCACGGTGGAGGTACCCATCGAGCTCGCCTGGGAAGTGAGGGCAATTAGAGTTCCGGGAGGGAAGAGGAATGACTGA